Proteins from a single region of Gemmatimonadales bacterium:
- the rpoB gene encoding DNA-directed RNA polymerase subunit beta, with protein sequence MTDIRPVITFAKHEGGMPMPHLLDIQTRAFESLLVPDDVDGARQDVSLERVFRDLFPISDVNGKYTLDFVRYALGEPKYSVEECIERDMTYAAPLKATLQLVVFEEVEGEKRPKNIIEKEVYLGELPIMTPLGTFVINGAERVVVSQLHRSPGVVFEEDIHPNGQRLFSARIIPFRGSWVEFTIDIHDVIYVHIDKKKKFPATALLRAFGYGENADILSLFFATKSLSITGKIETRQERREVVGAVLAAAVPNPEDKGGDPLAAVGDELTPERLNILRAAGIKTVEVFAGYTILDLRDEEQPTTTRDRVEHVLAFDVADPATGEVVAERGAKLSDTLRKKLIKAEVRRVDVLLPPGRGDSQLIKNTLAKDPTHSESEALEQIYSLLRPGEAPNLETAREALKRLFFNPKRYDLGRVGRYKINQRLKLKQDPNHTVLTEEDFVAIIRYLIDLADGRGYTDDIDHLGNRRIRSVGELIANQFSVGLSRMARLVKERMSINSDPEKISLDDLVNARTVSAVIQAFFGSSQLSQFMDQTNPLAELTNKRRLSALGPGGLTRERAGFEVRDVHYSQYGRMCPIETPEGPNIGLITSLSTYARINDLGFIETPYRVVRNGKVTDEIRWLSASEEEDYAVAQANAPLNPDGTFQDTMVLTRRGDDYPLLKPEDIELMDVAPEQLVSIAAALIPFLEHDDANRALMGSNMQRQSVPLLFPQAPLVGTGLEEKVARDSGAVIIARRGGTVTRVTADEIIVDAGIVGLKAGAGPLARLSQHDRYRVKKFWRTNQDTAINQRPLVQLGQEVEANQVIADGAATEGGELALGSNVLVAFMPWYGHNFEDAIILSERLVKDDVYSSIHIQELELHVRDTKRGQEEITREIPNVSDESLIDLDERGIVRIGAHVKPGDILVGKITPKGETELSPEEKLLTAIFGEKAKDVKDSSLKVSPGMKGVVIDVKIFSRIEDLVVEKDRGERIGEVRRIEADEKARITTVMMEELNAFLKNQEVALMLKAGTVEEFLPQGTKLTPSVLDGLDLSEADLKTLRVADKAANERIRATIDAATRERARVEERAEDQIDKILQPDELPPGVIQLVKVYIAEKRKISVGDKMAGRHGNKGIVARIVPEEDMPFLPNGTPVDIVLNPLGVPSRMNVGQILETHLGWAARILGFEAKTPVFRGADEAEISVLIRLAGLKWAAQALRLNTPAPEAAPDIITAMVADLKKAATDADRTALGKVGIEVLGHRASSADTKALYKSAQGFLVDAAKQLAEREQAQVRLELEHHAVLLGDAGKTEKKALEKAVKELEKKAELSPAELLEAAGLPALAGVLGAKSEAAWDDASAELLTAAGITPGGKARLRDGRTGQEFASDVTVGAIYMLKLSHLVDDKIHARSIGPYSLVTQQPLAGKAQFGGQRFGEMEVWALEAYGAAHVLQEMLTVKSDDVNGRSRVYEAIVKGQNLAEPGIPESFNVLVKELQALGLKVTLGTTADGDE encoded by the coding sequence ATGACTGATATCCGACCGGTAATTACGTTCGCGAAGCACGAGGGCGGCATGCCCATGCCGCACCTCCTCGACATCCAGACGCGCGCCTTCGAGTCGCTGCTGGTGCCCGACGACGTCGACGGCGCCCGGCAGGACGTGTCGCTCGAACGCGTCTTCCGGGATCTCTTCCCGATTTCGGACGTGAACGGGAAGTACACCCTGGACTTCGTGCGCTACGCCCTGGGCGAGCCGAAGTACTCCGTCGAGGAGTGCATCGAGCGCGACATGACGTACGCCGCCCCGCTCAAGGCCACGCTGCAGCTGGTGGTCTTCGAGGAGGTCGAGGGGGAGAAGCGGCCGAAGAACATCATCGAGAAGGAGGTCTACCTCGGCGAGCTGCCGATCATGACCCCGCTCGGGACGTTCGTCATCAACGGCGCCGAGCGCGTCGTGGTCAGCCAGCTTCACCGGTCGCCCGGCGTGGTGTTCGAGGAGGACATCCACCCGAACGGCCAGCGGCTCTTCTCGGCGCGGATCATCCCCTTCCGGGGCTCGTGGGTCGAGTTCACCATCGACATCCACGACGTGATCTACGTCCACATCGACAAGAAGAAGAAGTTCCCGGCCACGGCGCTCCTGCGCGCCTTCGGCTACGGGGAAAACGCCGACATCCTCAGCCTCTTCTTCGCCACGAAGTCGCTGTCGATCACCGGCAAGATCGAGACCCGGCAGGAGCGGCGCGAGGTGGTGGGGGCCGTGCTGGCCGCCGCCGTGCCGAACCCCGAGGACAAGGGGGGCGACCCGCTCGCCGCCGTCGGCGACGAGCTGACCCCCGAGCGCCTCAACATCCTGCGCGCCGCCGGCATCAAGACCGTCGAGGTGTTCGCCGGCTACACGATCCTCGACCTGCGGGACGAGGAGCAGCCGACCACCACGCGCGACCGGGTGGAGCATGTCCTCGCCTTTGACGTGGCCGATCCGGCCACCGGCGAGGTCGTCGCCGAGCGCGGCGCCAAGCTGAGCGACACGCTCCGCAAGAAGCTGATCAAGGCCGAGGTCCGCCGGGTGGACGTGCTCCTCCCGCCGGGTCGGGGCGACAGCCAGCTGATCAAGAACACCCTGGCCAAGGACCCGACCCACTCGGAGTCCGAGGCGCTCGAACAGATCTACTCCCTGCTGCGGCCGGGCGAGGCGCCGAACCTCGAGACGGCCCGCGAGGCCCTCAAGCGCCTCTTCTTCAACCCGAAGCGCTACGACCTCGGCCGCGTCGGCCGGTACAAGATCAACCAGCGCCTCAAGCTGAAGCAGGACCCGAACCACACCGTCCTGACCGAAGAGGACTTCGTCGCGATCATCCGCTACCTGATCGACCTGGCGGACGGCCGCGGCTACACCGACGACATCGACCACCTCGGCAACCGCCGCATCCGGTCGGTGGGCGAGCTGATCGCCAACCAGTTCTCGGTCGGCCTCTCGCGCATGGCCCGCCTCGTCAAGGAGCGGATGAGCATCAACTCCGATCCGGAGAAGATCTCGCTCGACGACCTGGTCAACGCCCGCACCGTCTCGGCGGTCATCCAGGCCTTCTTCGGGTCGTCGCAGCTGTCGCAGTTCATGGACCAGACGAACCCGCTCGCCGAACTGACCAACAAGCGCCGCCTCTCGGCCCTCGGCCCGGGTGGCCTGACCCGCGAGCGCGCCGGCTTCGAAGTCCGCGACGTGCACTACTCGCAGTACGGCCGGATGTGCCCGATCGAGACGCCGGAAGGCCCGAACATCGGCCTGATCACGTCGCTGTCGACCTACGCGCGCATCAACGACCTCGGCTTCATCGAGACGCCGTATCGCGTGGTCCGCAACGGCAAGGTGACCGACGAGATCCGCTGGCTGTCGGCCAGCGAGGAAGAGGACTACGCGGTGGCCCAGGCCAACGCCCCCCTCAATCCTGACGGCACCTTCCAGGACACGATGGTCCTGACCCGCCGCGGCGACGACTACCCGTTGCTGAAGCCCGAGGACATCGAGCTGATGGACGTGGCGCCGGAACAGCTGGTCTCCATCGCCGCCGCGCTCATTCCGTTTCTCGAGCACGACGACGCCAACCGCGCCCTCATGGGCTCGAACATGCAGCGCCAGTCGGTGCCGCTCCTCTTCCCGCAGGCGCCGCTGGTCGGCACCGGGCTGGAGGAGAAGGTGGCGCGCGACTCCGGCGCGGTCATCATCGCCCGCCGGGGCGGCACCGTCACCCGGGTCACCGCCGACGAGATCATCGTCGACGCCGGCATCGTGGGCCTCAAGGCCGGCGCCGGGCCGCTCGCGCGGCTCTCGCAGCACGACCGCTACCGGGTCAAGAAGTTCTGGCGCACCAACCAGGACACCGCCATCAACCAGCGGCCGCTGGTGCAGCTGGGCCAGGAGGTCGAGGCCAACCAGGTCATCGCCGACGGCGCGGCCACCGAGGGCGGCGAACTGGCGCTGGGCAGCAACGTCCTCGTGGCGTTCATGCCCTGGTACGGCCACAACTTCGAGGACGCCATCATCCTCTCCGAGCGCCTGGTCAAGGACGACGTCTACTCGTCGATCCACATCCAGGAGCTGGAACTCCACGTCCGCGACACCAAGCGCGGCCAGGAGGAGATCACCCGGGAAATCCCGAACGTCTCGGATGAGTCGCTGATCGACCTCGACGAGCGCGGCATCGTCCGGATCGGCGCGCACGTCAAGCCGGGCGACATCCTCGTCGGCAAGATCACGCCGAAGGGCGAGACGGAGCTGTCGCCGGAAGAGAAGCTGCTCACAGCCATCTTCGGCGAAAAGGCCAAGGACGTGAAGGACAGCTCGCTCAAGGTCAGCCCCGGCATGAAGGGCGTCGTCATCGACGTCAAGATCTTCAGCCGGATCGAGGACCTGGTCGTCGAGAAGGACCGCGGCGAGCGGATCGGCGAAGTGCGCCGGATCGAAGCCGACGAGAAGGCCCGCATCACCACGGTCATGATGGAGGAACTCAACGCCTTCCTGAAGAACCAGGAAGTGGCGCTGATGCTGAAGGCTGGCACGGTGGAGGAGTTCCTTCCCCAGGGCACCAAGCTGACGCCCTCGGTGCTCGACGGGCTGGACCTCTCCGAGGCCGACCTGAAGACGCTCCGCGTGGCCGACAAGGCCGCCAACGAGCGGATCCGCGCCACCATCGACGCCGCGACGCGCGAGCGCGCCCGGGTCGAGGAGCGGGCCGAGGACCAGATCGACAAGATCCTCCAGCCGGACGAACTGCCCCCGGGCGTCATCCAGCTGGTCAAGGTGTATATCGCCGAGAAGCGGAAGATCAGCGTCGGCGACAAGATGGCCGGCCGCCACGGCAACAAGGGCATCGTCGCCCGCATCGTGCCGGAAGAGGACATGCCGTTCCTGCCGAACGGCACGCCGGTGGACATCGTCCTGAACCCGCTCGGCGTGCCGAGCCGCATGAACGTCGGGCAGATCCTCGAGACCCACCTCGGGTGGGCGGCGCGGATCCTCGGCTTCGAGGCGAAGACGCCGGTCTTCCGGGGCGCCGACGAGGCCGAGATCAGCGTGCTGATCCGCCTGGCCGGGCTCAAGTGGGCCGCGCAGGCGCTGCGGCTCAATACGCCCGCGCCGGAAGCCGCGCCGGATATCATCACGGCGATGGTGGCCGACCTGAAGAAGGCCGCGACCGACGCCGACCGCACCGCGCTCGGCAAGGTCGGCATCGAAGTGCTCGGGCATCGGGCCTCCTCGGCCGATACCAAGGCGCTCTACAAGTCGGCGCAGGGCTTCCTGGTCGATGCCGCCAAGCAGCTGGCGGAGCGCGAGCAGGCGCAGGTCCGGCTCGAGCTCGAGCACCACGCCGTCCTCCTCGGCGATGCCGGGAAGACGGAGAAGAAGGCGCTTGAGAAGGCGGTCAAGGAGCTGGAGAAGAAGGCCGAGCTCTCGCCGGCCGAGCTGCTGGAGGCGGCGGGGCTGCCGGCGCTGGCCGGCGTCCTCGGCGCCAAGTCCGAGGCCGCGTGGGACGACGCGTCCGCGGAGCTCCTGACGGCCGCGGGGATCACCCCCGGCGGCAAGGCCCGGCTGCGGGATGGCCGGACCGGCCAGGAGTTCGCCAGCGACGTGACGGTGGGCGCCATCTACATGCTCAAGCTGAGCCACCTGGTGGACGACAAGATCCACGCCCGGTCCATCGGCCCGTACTCGCTGGTCACCCAGCAGCCGCTGGCCGGCAAGGCGCAGTTCGGCGGCCAGCGCTTCGGTGAAATGGAAGTCTGGGCGCTGGAAGCGTATGGCGCGGCGCACGTGCTGCAGGAGATGCTGACGGTCAAGTCCGACGACGTCAACGGCCGCAGCCGGGTGTACGAGGCCATCGTGAAGGGCCAGAACCTGGCCGAACCGGGCATCCCGGAGTCGTTCAACGTGCTGGTGAAGGAACTCCAGGCGCTCGGGTTGAAGGTGACCCTGGGCACCACCGCCGACGGCGACGAATAG
- the rplL gene encoding 50S ribosomal protein L7/L12, which yields MSTTMSNEQILDAIGNKTVIELADLIEEFKTKFNVTVMAAPAGGAGAGAAPAAEEQSEYSIVLTSGGAKKIQVIKAVREVTSLGLKEAKDLVDAGGVIKEGISKAEAEELKKKLEEQGATVEMK from the coding sequence ATGAGCACCACGATGAGCAATGAGCAGATTCTCGACGCGATCGGCAACAAGACCGTGATCGAGCTGGCGGACCTGATTGAAGAGTTCAAGACGAAGTTCAACGTGACCGTCATGGCCGCCCCGGCGGGTGGCGCGGGCGCGGGCGCAGCCCCGGCAGCCGAGGAGCAGAGCGAGTACTCCATCGTCCTGACCAGCGGCGGCGCCAAGAAGATCCAGGTCATCAAGGCCGTGCGTGAAGTCACGAGCCTGGGCCTGAAGGAAGCCAAGGATCTGGTCGACGCCGGTGGCGTCATCAAGGAAGGCATCTCCAAGGCCGAGGCGGAAGAACTGAAGAAGAAGCTCGAAGAGCAGGGCGCCACCGTCGAAATGAAGTAG
- the rplJ gene encoding 50S ribosomal protein L10, which translates to MSKTERQAEVETLTAALKASPNVYVTDFTGLNVLSMTEFRRRLRAAGASYIVVKNTLAQRALAANKIEGLDAHFTGPTGLVLSHEPLSAAKVLTEFAKEHGDKPTVKMGRVDGEAVSAAHVKRLGEIPSREVLLAQMAGAMNSVLYTMVGALEALREQRSAAAS; encoded by the coding sequence GTGAGCAAGACGGAACGGCAGGCAGAGGTCGAGACCCTCACGGCAGCGTTGAAGGCGTCTCCCAATGTCTATGTCACGGATTTCACTGGTCTGAACGTGTTGAGCATGACGGAGTTCCGCCGTCGCCTCCGGGCGGCCGGCGCCAGCTACATCGTGGTCAAGAACACGCTGGCCCAGCGGGCCCTCGCGGCCAACAAGATCGAAGGGCTCGACGCGCACTTTACCGGCCCGACCGGCCTCGTGCTGTCGCACGAACCGCTCTCGGCGGCCAAGGTGCTGACCGAGTTCGCCAAGGAGCATGGCGACAAGCCGACGGTCAAGATGGGACGCGTGGACGGCGAGGCCGTTTCCGCGGCCCACGTCAAGCGGCTGGGCGAGATCCCGTCGCGCGAAGTCCTGCTGGCGCAGATGGCCGGCGCAATGAACAGTGTCCTCTACACCATGGTCGGCGCACTCGAGGCACTGCGTGAGCAGCGCAGCGCCGCGGCATCCTAA
- the rplA gene encoding 50S ribosomal protein L1 translates to MPSHGKRYTAAAATVDRNRTYSSTEACAAVKAAAKAKFNETVDVAVRLGVDPRHADQVVRGTVVLPHGTGKSVRVLVVTQGEKVQEAEAAGADFVGVEYLQKLKDGWLECDVIVATPDVMGQLGQLGRVLGPRGLMPNPKAGTVTLDVAKAVKEIKAGKIEFRVDKTGNVHVPIGKASFTEAQLSENLQAFMDTILRAKPSAAKGVYIRSATVSSTMGPGVRLETAGYK, encoded by the coding sequence ATGCCCAGCCACGGAAAGCGCTACACCGCCGCGGCCGCCACGGTCGACCGCAACCGTACCTACAGCAGCACCGAGGCCTGCGCCGCCGTGAAGGCCGCCGCCAAGGCGAAGTTCAACGAGACGGTGGACGTCGCCGTCCGGCTCGGCGTGGATCCGCGGCACGCGGACCAGGTCGTGCGGGGCACGGTCGTCCTGCCGCACGGCACCGGCAAGTCGGTGCGGGTGCTGGTGGTCACGCAGGGCGAGAAGGTCCAGGAGGCCGAGGCCGCCGGGGCGGACTTCGTCGGCGTGGAGTACCTCCAGAAGCTGAAGGACGGCTGGCTCGAGTGCGACGTCATCGTCGCCACGCCGGACGTGATGGGCCAGCTCGGCCAGCTCGGCCGGGTGCTCGGTCCGCGCGGCCTGATGCCCAATCCGAAGGCCGGCACGGTCACGCTCGACGTGGCCAAGGCGGTCAAGGAAATCAAGGCGGGCAAGATCGAATTCCGGGTCGACAAGACCGGCAATGTGCATGTCCCGATCGGCAAGGCCTCGTTCACCGAGGCGCAGCTGTCGGAAAACCTCCAGGCCTTCATGGACACCATCCTGCGGGCCAAGCCGTCCGCGGCCAAGGGTGTCTACATCCGGTCGGCGACGGTCTCCAGCACCATGGGGCCTGGCGTGCGGCTCGAGACGGCGGGGTACAAGTGA
- the rplK gene encoding 50S ribosomal protein L11 produces the protein MAKKIQALVKLQVPAGAANPAPPVGTALGPHGVNIMEFCKQFNARTQSQSGMVIPVVVTIYADRTFTFITKTPPAPNLLLKEAGLDKGSAQPNRTKVGKVSSAQLKKIAEIKMADLNAASVESAMRMIAGTARSMGLEVID, from the coding sequence ATGGCCAAGAAGATTCAGGCGCTCGTCAAGCTGCAGGTTCCGGCTGGCGCCGCGAACCCCGCGCCCCCGGTCGGGACGGCGCTGGGCCCGCATGGCGTCAACATCATGGAGTTCTGCAAGCAGTTCAACGCGCGGACCCAGAGCCAAAGCGGAATGGTGATCCCGGTCGTCGTAACGATTTACGCCGACCGGACGTTCACGTTCATCACCAAGACTCCGCCGGCGCCGAACCTCCTGCTCAAGGAGGCGGGGCTCGACAAGGGCAGCGCGCAGCCCAACCGGACCAAGGTCGGCAAGGTCAGCTCGGCACAGCTCAAGAAGATCGCCGAGATCAAGATGGCCGACCTCAACGCCGCCTCGGTGGAGAGTGCCATGCGGATGATCGCCGGCACCGCCCGCTCGATGGGGCTGGAGGTCATCGACTGA
- the nusG gene encoding transcription termination/antitermination protein NusG, which translates to MEYRWYAIQTTAGHENKVRGLLQRRIEEDPRPAEERLVRQALVPVQEAVEIKNGKKVTVERKLYPGYVLVEMGLSQEALHLVNSIQGVIKFVGTGKLPQPLRQEEVNRLLGVVEQASESEPKEEIPFLPGQVVEITEGPFSDFSGTVEEVLADKGKVKVSVSLFGRPTTVELDYLQLRGH; encoded by the coding sequence ATGGAATACCGCTGGTACGCGATCCAGACCACTGCCGGGCACGAGAACAAGGTTCGTGGCCTGCTGCAGCGGCGCATCGAGGAGGATCCGCGTCCCGCCGAGGAGCGGCTCGTGCGCCAGGCACTGGTGCCGGTGCAGGAAGCGGTCGAGATCAAGAACGGCAAGAAGGTCACGGTCGAGCGGAAGCTCTACCCGGGCTACGTGCTCGTGGAGATGGGGTTGAGCCAGGAGGCGCTGCACCTGGTCAACAGCATCCAGGGCGTCATCAAGTTCGTCGGCACCGGCAAGCTGCCGCAGCCGCTCCGCCAGGAGGAGGTCAACCGCCTCCTCGGCGTCGTGGAGCAGGCCTCCGAGTCGGAGCCGAAGGAAGAGATTCCCTTCCTCCCCGGCCAGGTGGTCGAGATCACGGAAGGCCCCTTCTCCGACTTCAGCGGGACGGTCGAGGAAGTGCTGGCGGACAAGGGCAAGGTCAAGGTGTCGGTCAGCCTCTTCGGGCGGCCGACGACTGTCGAGCTGGATTACCTCCAGCTCCGCGGTCACTAG
- the secE gene encoding preprotein translocase subunit SecE: MEGSKHAGQAVAPAGGVVGWFRRTGDFLAAVRTETKKVSWPSRDELNKATRMIIIMSIALGFLIGWMDLLLQLILVDGIAKLAR; the protein is encoded by the coding sequence ATGGAAGGCTCCAAGCATGCCGGGCAGGCTGTCGCGCCCGCCGGTGGCGTCGTCGGCTGGTTCCGCCGGACCGGGGATTTCCTGGCCGCGGTCCGCACCGAGACGAAGAAGGTCTCCTGGCCGTCGCGGGACGAGCTGAACAAGGCGACGCGCATGATCATCATCATGTCGATCGCGCTCGGCTTCCTGATCGGCTGGATGGACCTGCTGCTGCAACTGATCCTGGTGGACGGCATCGCCAAGCTGGCCCGGTGA
- the rpmG gene encoding 50S ribosomal protein L33, whose amino-acid sequence MPREKIILECTDCKNRNYFTDKNRRKHPERVEWKKYCPRCDKHQLHKESK is encoded by the coding sequence ATGCCGCGCGAAAAGATCATTCTCGAGTGCACCGACTGCAAGAACCGGAACTACTTCACCGACAAGAACCGGCGCAAGCACCCGGAGCGGGTGGAGTGGAAGAAGTATTGCCCGCGGTGCGACAAGCACCAGTTGCACAAGGAGTCGAAGTAG
- a CDS encoding YbjN domain-containing protein: MVARKSGRAARHVAAALALFLLVAVARPVHAQEVMTSVTDKHMEALLGGLDLTFTKKGEHSWRIELNGKKALLIMANDNTDAQLYIAFGDIQVSTSKMNEWNDDHRFGRAYADKDRNPVLESDLDFAGGVTDGAINAWITLFGAQINSYQKFLND; encoded by the coding sequence ATGGTCGCTCGAAAGTCTGGACGTGCCGCCCGGCACGTGGCCGCTGCTTTGGCGTTGTTCCTGCTTGTCGCAGTCGCGCGCCCGGTGCACGCGCAGGAGGTCATGACCTCGGTGACCGACAAGCACATGGAGGCGCTCCTCGGCGGTCTCGATTTGACCTTCACCAAGAAGGGTGAGCACTCCTGGCGCATCGAGCTCAACGGCAAGAAGGCGCTGCTCATCATGGCGAACGACAACACCGACGCCCAGCTGTACATCGCGTTCGGTGACATCCAGGTGAGCACCTCCAAGATGAACGAATGGAATGATGACCACCGGTTCGGGCGTGCCTATGCCGACAAGGACCGTAACCCCGTGCTGGAGAGTGACTTGGACTTTGCCGGCGGAGTCACTGATGGTGCCATCAACGCCTGGATCACCCTGTTTGGTGCGCAGATCAATTCCTACCAGAAGTTCCTGAACGACTGA
- the cysS gene encoding cysteine--tRNA ligase, producing the protein MTLRLYNTMTRQVEDFVPLVPGRVSLYTCGPTIWNYAHIGNFRTFLFEDLLRRWLEASGLTVFHVMNLTDVDDRTIQAAAKAGVTLREHVEPYAQAFFADRDYLRILPAHAYPRATQFIAPMIALVESLLAKGVAYRGEDGSVYFAIARFPAYGRLSQLDQRELRSGASGRVSSDEYAKEDARDFVLWKAAQPDDEQVQAAWDAPFGRGRPGWHLECSAMALDLLREKWGGDVLDIHCGGVDLIFPHHEDEIAQSCAHTGKPDFARVWMHAEFLNIRGTKMSKRFGNITTARDLKEDGVDAAALRLFFFQTHYRQKIDLNDESIAQATAGLRRLGDFAARLEAAPAKATGAVGEGATAELDGAAAKLREQFSAALDDDLNAPRAVAALFDFVTAGNRALDRGAAASVSAREAFAWATGVLDVLPTPKEADAELATWVEERIQARKAARLARDFAKADAIRDELAARGVTLEDGQGGTKWRVG; encoded by the coding sequence ATGACCCTCCGCCTCTACAACACCATGACCCGGCAGGTCGAGGACTTCGTCCCGCTGGTGCCGGGGCGGGTCTCGCTCTACACCTGCGGCCCGACCATCTGGAACTACGCGCATATCGGGAACTTCCGGACGTTTCTCTTCGAAGACCTGCTGCGGCGGTGGCTCGAGGCGAGCGGATTGACGGTGTTCCATGTGATGAACCTGACCGACGTGGACGACCGCACGATCCAGGCGGCGGCCAAGGCGGGCGTCACGCTCCGGGAGCATGTCGAGCCCTACGCCCAGGCCTTCTTTGCCGACCGGGACTATCTCCGGATCCTGCCCGCGCACGCCTATCCGCGGGCCACCCAGTTCATCGCGCCGATGATTGCGCTGGTGGAGTCGCTGCTGGCCAAGGGGGTTGCATACCGTGGGGAGGACGGGTCGGTGTACTTCGCGATCGCGCGGTTCCCGGCGTATGGGCGGCTGAGCCAGCTCGACCAGCGGGAGCTGCGCTCGGGGGCGAGCGGTCGGGTCAGCAGCGACGAGTACGCCAAGGAGGACGCCCGCGACTTCGTGCTCTGGAAGGCGGCGCAGCCGGACGACGAACAGGTGCAGGCGGCGTGGGACGCGCCGTTTGGCCGGGGGCGGCCGGGGTGGCACCTCGAGTGCTCGGCGATGGCGCTGGACCTGCTGCGGGAGAAGTGGGGCGGGGATGTGCTCGACATCCACTGCGGGGGGGTGGACCTGATCTTCCCGCACCACGAGGACGAGATCGCCCAGAGCTGCGCGCACACCGGCAAGCCCGACTTCGCGCGGGTCTGGATGCACGCCGAGTTCCTGAATATCCGCGGCACCAAGATGTCGAAGCGGTTCGGGAACATCACCACGGCCCGGGACCTGAAGGAAGACGGTGTGGATGCCGCGGCGCTGCGGCTCTTCTTCTTCCAGACCCACTACCGCCAGAAGATCGACCTGAACGACGAGTCGATTGCGCAGGCCACGGCCGGGCTCCGCCGGCTGGGCGACTTTGCTGCGCGGCTCGAGGCCGCGCCGGCCAAGGCCACCGGCGCGGTCGGCGAAGGGGCCACCGCCGAACTGGACGGGGCGGCCGCGAAGCTCCGGGAGCAGTTCTCGGCGGCGCTGGACGACGACCTCAACGCCCCCCGGGCGGTGGCGGCCCTCTTCGACTTCGTGACGGCGGGGAACCGGGCGCTCGACCGGGGGGCAGCGGCGTCTGTCTCGGCCCGTGAGGCGTTTGCGTGGGCCACCGGCGTGCTGGATGTGCTGCCGACCCCGAAGGAAGCGGACGCCGAGCTGGCCACTTGGGTGGAGGAGCGGATCCAGGCGCGGAAGGCGGCCCGGCTGGCCCGGGACTTCGCCAAGGCGGACGCCATTCGCGACGAATTGGCGGCGCGCGGCGTGACGCTGGAGGACGGCCAGGGCGGGACGAAGTGGCGGGTGGGGTAG
- a CDS encoding mechanosensitive ion channel family protein: MPFLASLRDMIHAAIEFFHVDPATAARKAIALVFIWIAAWVTNRLVGKLADRIVAAADDGNDAHFSATERRSATIAGLLRSLGTVLVLVLAGLFTLNLFMPIGPILAGAGVLGLAVSFGAQSLVKDVIAGFFILLENQFAVGDTIEVVGKSGTVELMTLRIVQLRDIEGVLHTIPNGQIGAVSNKTRAWSRAVVDVGVAYDARVDLVLEIFADEARAFAEDDVWGRQLDGAPDVLGVQDLGDSAVVIRTLLKTLPGGHWAAGREFRRRMKNRLDREGIEIPFPQRTIHVRGEQSPDHAVAQAAAEDA, encoded by the coding sequence GTGCCGTTTCTCGCATCACTCCGCGACATGATTCACGCTGCCATCGAATTCTTCCACGTGGACCCGGCGACCGCCGCGCGCAAGGCGATCGCGCTGGTCTTCATCTGGATCGCCGCCTGGGTCACCAACCGCCTGGTCGGCAAGCTGGCCGACCGGATCGTGGCGGCGGCCGACGACGGCAATGACGCGCACTTCAGCGCGACGGAGCGTCGCAGTGCCACGATTGCCGGCCTCCTGCGCAGCCTTGGCACCGTGCTGGTGCTGGTGCTGGCCGGCCTGTTTACGCTGAACCTCTTCATGCCCATCGGCCCGATCCTGGCCGGCGCCGGCGTCCTCGGCCTGGCGGTGTCCTTCGGCGCGCAGTCGCTGGTGAAGGACGTCATCGCCGGCTTCTTCATCCTGCTCGAAAACCAGTTCGCCGTGGGCGACACCATCGAAGTCGTCGGCAAGTCAGGCACGGTGGAGTTGATGACACTTCGCATCGTGCAGCTGCGGGATATCGAGGGCGTGCTCCACACGATCCCCAACGGACAGATCGGGGCCGTCAGCAACAAGACCCGGGCCTGGAGCCGGGCCGTGGTGGACGTCGGCGTGGCCTACGACGCCAGGGTGGACCTGGTCCTTGAGATCTTTGCCGACGAAGCCCGGGCCTTCGCTGAGGACGATGTGTGGGGACGCCAGCTCGACGGGGCGCCTGATGTGCTGGGCGTCCAGGACCTGGGCGACAGTGCCGTGGTCATCCGCACGCTTCTGAAGACGCTCCCGGGTGGGCACTGGGCGGCGGGCCGCGAGTTCCGCCGGCGGATGAAGAACCGTCTCGACCGTGAAGGCATCGAGATTCCCTTCCCGCAGCGGACCATCCACGTTCGCGGGGAGCAGTCCCCCGACCACGCCGTGGCGCAGGCCGCCGCCGAGGACGCATGA